The Plasmodium cynomolgi strain B DNA, chromosome 13, whole genome shotgun sequence DNA segment GGTAGATATTAATAAAGGAAACATATTTGTCACAAACAGTTTTGAATGCGAAAAAGGTGTAGTTTCTCTTTATTTGGTACATAAATTCAAAAATCCATGtaagtttttcaaaaagggggtctGGATTTTTCTGGATTTCGTTAAATAGTTTGTTGActaattttttgcttttgtAAGACAATCCATTTTGAAGCAAATATAATTTGGATTTCACAGTTTTCAGGACCATTTTAGTATCCTGTGATGAATCCAAATCATCATATATCAAAGATTCGAGGTGACAATTGATAGACTCTTCCAtgtattttgtaaatttctcTTCATACGCAACAGGGTCTTCTCCTCCCATAAGTTCcatgatttctttttttttgagaaaatctTCCAAAGTTTTAGGAtttaataaacaaaaattgacATTTTCTAAAGTATGTACATCATTTTGTACCAACTTGTAATCATCTGCGAGGGTTATATAATCTAAACTGGGTTGATATTTTAGCAAatcattttcaatttcgtACAACCTGATATGATACGTACCAATGGAACCAATCACATTTCCTAATCTAGTTTTATTGTCTGGTAATTCGAAATCGAATAATCCGAAAATTTTCAGGCATTCCATATTATGATCTAAGATTTTGTTCGTAAaggcttccttttcttgaCCCCTCTCTAATTCTTTTCGTAAGCTTTCCATGGagtcgaagaagaagacacTGTTTGGGCAGGTGTGAAGAACGCTCTTTTGGTAAGGTTcatatttatgatatatttcTAAATCTTTCATgaatttttccttgtttgccatttttgtagGAATATAGGTAACCAATGATATATCCTTTTTCATCGGTTTGAGTCCTGATTTAAATGGGTTTAAATTGCTGAGGAATTCTGTGAATCCACCCCGAATGCGGGTATCTgtgtaatcattttttataaaatctaCTTCTTCATTAGACTTGCTTTCATCCACGTCGGATTCTGCCAACATTTTTAATCGTTCTTCCTTTCTCTTCTCCTTAATCTCTTTATGTTCCTCATCCAagactttttcttcttcttccttcatttttatgtattcatttttcaaaGTGTCCATTTCTTTAGTCAACTTTTCCATGGGGTGATTAATTGCAAATTCATacatttccttttcgaaCGCTTTGTTGCCAATACTGGATGACATTCCATTGTCATAGGCCGAATATTCTGAACGTGAGCTGCCTCCAGATTTGTGTCCTGATTTGCTTGACTTGCTCGATTTTCCGTCGGAAGAGCTGGTGTCGGATTCTCCGGAGTTCGATTTGGGCttgctctttttattttcttcgttcTTGTTGGCCATGAAGCCCCAATCTCCGTAGGactctgcgggggggggggaagcgacgaattgtaaaaatggaggagtgacgaattgtaaaaatgaggCAGTGACGAATTGTATAAACGGGACTGCGacgaattgtaaaaatggggaaacgtTTGCGAAGACGGGGAGTCACCCGCGAAGCTGTTCTAAGGGAGAAAAACCCGAACTCGTCGACATCGGCCCTCCTCGCCAGAAGAACCAGTCGAACTTGACGCACACGAACGGTATGCTCATTGATTCTTTCTTTCAATTACCTTTTGCCGATCCGGTAGAGGACGCATCTCCGTTCACACTACCCGTTTCTTTGATGGCTTCACTTTCCATGAAGGATATATCTGACACATTTTTCGTCCacgtgtttaaaaaatttgcatccTCTAACTTCATCCACGAATTGATATCATCCACGTTAAACTCTTCGGCCTCCTTGTGGTTGtctattttcctttccccatttATGGGTATTCCAGAGGAAACATTTTGGTAGAGTGCGTAAAAAAGCACCAGCAGGGAACTTGCATAAATTATCATCTTTTTCAAACCGCGGAGTGATtactttttttggagaatttGTGTTATGCGGATGGCATGGAGGGGTGtacctttttgtgtgtaccttttttcgTGCGCGTGGGAGTGCACATGTAGGTGCGTTTATGCTGCGCAAAGTCTAAAGAATAAAGATTAGTCCCAATTGACAGTGTCGCAGGTGGTCGCAATTCAGCTGCACTTGTCGCAAGGGGCCATGGCACCCGAAAATTGGGTTAAACACAAAATCGTAGAAAAGACCAAGTGGATGAAGGGAAAAGTTAAAGCGGAAATCaatcaaaaacaaaataaaaatgttgggAATGTCTGTAACCAATCTGTTCTAAAAAATCACACACATGAATGAATTATTTAGAAGAATAATtctttcataaaaattgcacaattttttaaatgttacaNNtgaacaatatatatattttattatttttttttatttcatttaaattattttgacgAAAAGAGCACATGTTAACAATTTGtggcaattttattttattttttttaacttttcgaAACATACGCACGTATTTTTACACGTGAGCGTTGCATAACGGCACATTTTAAC contains these protein-coding regions:
- a CDS encoding rhoptry-associated protein 1 (putative), giving the protein MIIYASSLLVLFYALYQNVSSGIPINGERKIDNHKEAEEFNVDDINSWMKLEDANFLNTWTKNVSDISFMESEAIKETGSVNGDASSTGSAKESYGDWGFMANKNEENKKSKPKSNSGESDTSSSDGKSSKSSKSGHKSGGSSRSEYSAYDNGMSSSIGNKAFEKEMYEFAINHPMEKLTKEMDTLKNEYIKMKEEEEKVLDEEHKEIKEKRKEERLKMLAESDVDESKSNEEVDFIKNDYTDTRIRGGFTEFLSNLNPFKSGLKPMKKDISLVTYIPTKMANKEKFMKDLEIYHKYEPYQKSVLHTCPNSVFFFDSMESLRKELERGQEKEAFTNKILDHNMECLKIFGLFDFELPDNKTRLGNVIGSIGTYHIRLYEIENDLLKYQPSLDYITLADDYKLVQNDVHTLENVNFCLLNPKTLEDFLKKKEIMELMGGEDPVAYEEKFTKYMEESINCHLESLIYDDLDSSQDTKMVLKTVKSKLYLLQNGLSYKSKKLVNKLFNEIQKNPDPLFEKLTWIFEFMYQIKRNYTFFAFKTVCDKYVSFINIYHALQGMASYIMEYTRLYGACFKNVIIYNAVISGIHEQMKNLMKLMPRSGLLSDIHFEALLHKENKKITRTDYVLNDYDPTVKAYALTQLERLPMVSVINSFFEAKKKELSKMIAQMKLDLFSLANDDHKIPNDKGPNSKLTAKLISIYKAEIKKYFKEMRDDYVFLIKTRYKGHYKKNYLLYKRLE